The sequence GAAGTGCCATGATATGCTCGTCCCAGAGCTGCCGGTGGAAGAAAGCTACCAACGGCTTGGTGATGGTCCCCTATACCGTGAGCAGTGACTTCACCAGCTCGGAGAAGCAGCTGATCAACTCTGCGTTGAACGGCTTCCAGGCCAAAACCTGCATTCGTTTTGTCCCCCGTCAGAATGAGGCCGACTACATCAGCATCGAGAACCAAGCCGGATGTTTCTCCTCTGTGGGCAGAGTGGGAGGCGCACAGGTGCTCTCTCTCAAAAGGCCGAACTGCCTCTACTACGGCATCATTCAGCACGAGGCCAACCACGCTCTGGGTTTCCAGCACGAACATACCAGGACTGACCGCGACTCCTACGTCAAGATCAACTGGGAGAACATCGACCCGGAGAATGCCTACAACTTCGCCATGCAGGCCGCCAACAACTTGAATACTCCCTACGACTACTCCTCCATCATGCACTATGGGAAAACAGCTTTCTCCATAAATTGGGAGGACACCATGACCCCCATCCCCGACCCCAACGTCCCGATCGGCCAGATTAACGGCCTGTCCAACTGGGACATCATAAGGATCAAGACGTTCTACGGCTGCTAGTAACAATGCTGATGAGAAACGTAACAAATTTctactttctttgtttctttattcTGTAATTAAAGCTACTGTAACCCATGGAACCAATGCTAAAGATTACTTCACTGTATTATTTCAAATCTTCAGACAGAGGACTACATGACCCTCCACATGCCTAAATTATTTGTAATAAAGATTGTGCAAAATGACGGATTGCTGTGTAGTTATTTTTCTCTATATGATCGCCTGCAAAAAATAATTTGACATAATGCACACATTAGCACAAACATGCAATCACAGAGCAATGAGAAGGATTTCTCAATGattgttaaatataaatgtaaaaagaagGATTCTCTTCCACTTGGATTTCAAGatactgacaaaaaaacagttgtccaagaaatgagaaaaataatccAAAAAATGTACTCAGTATGAAAATATAACAGTGTTATTTGAACTGTAAAACATAATGCTTCTAATACTAACAAAATGCTAATTAATCTCAAGAAACATATCACAAAATGTGGTAACACGTTAGTTTAAAGCACACCGCTAAATGATTCTCAATGAAAGTAGTGTGCTGTAATACAACTCGGGGGAGATATGTAGCGCCTGCAAAAAATAATTTGACATAATGCACACATTAGCACAAATATGTAATCACAGAGCAATGAGAAGGATTTCTCAATGATTGTTGAATATTTATGCAAAAAGAAGGATTCTCTTCCACTTGGATTTTCAAGATACTgacaaaactgaaatgaaatgaga comes from Micropterus dolomieu isolate WLL.071019.BEF.003 ecotype Adirondacks unplaced genomic scaffold, ASM2129224v1 contig_8733, whole genome shotgun sequence and encodes:
- the LOC123965131 gene encoding high choriolytic enzyme 1-like, which gives rise to MTPSASLLLLLLLGFSQAYPVQEEGSKEDVPDTVDMTTRILTSNSATNEILLEGDILAPTTRSAMICSSQSCRWKKATNGLVMVPYTVSSDFTSSEKQLINSALNGFQAKTCIRFVPRQNEADYISIENQAGCFSSVGRVGGAQVLSLKRPNCLYYGIIQHEANHALGFQHEHTRTDRDSYVKINWENIDPENAYNFAMQAANNLNTPYDYSSIMHYGKTAFSINWEDTMTPIPDPNVPIGQINGLSNWDIIRIKTFYGC